In Rhizobium sp. WSM4643, the following are encoded in one genomic region:
- the iolE gene encoding myo-inosose-2 dehydratase has protein sequence MKAKLGMSPIAWWNDDLPELSDDVSLEECLRQSRGAGFTGMEKGRRFPDDPEVMLPILRAADVTLCGGWFSGTLVDEELAANKDRIAPMIELFKAVAAPCIVYGEVGRSIQGDRSKPLATKPRLSDDEMRAYAHRVTQFGEWCAEQGMPLSYHHHMAAVVETEPELDAFMRHSGEGIPLLLDAGHLAFAGGDVLRAIENHHARINHVHVKDIRKPVVDGLDRSRQSFLDAVALGAFTVPGDGSLDFAAIVQRLADHGYEGWFVVEAEQDPRKAPPQKMAEIGHAELMRVMTAAGYTVETEGFPKG, from the coding sequence ATGAAGGCCAAACTCGGCATGTCGCCCATCGCCTGGTGGAACGACGATCTTCCTGAGCTCAGCGACGATGTGTCCCTGGAGGAATGCCTGCGGCAATCACGCGGTGCCGGCTTTACCGGCATGGAAAAGGGCCGCCGCTTCCCCGACGATCCCGAGGTGATGCTGCCCATCCTTCGCGCCGCCGACGTCACGCTGTGCGGCGGTTGGTTCTCGGGCACGCTTGTTGACGAGGAGCTTGCCGCCAACAAGGACCGTATCGCGCCGATGATCGAACTGTTCAAGGCCGTCGCCGCACCTTGCATCGTTTATGGCGAAGTCGGCCGCTCCATCCAGGGCGACCGCTCCAAGCCGCTCGCGACCAAGCCGCGTCTTTCCGATGACGAGATGAGGGCCTATGCGCACCGCGTCACCCAGTTCGGAGAATGGTGTGCCGAGCAGGGCATGCCGCTCTCCTACCACCATCACATGGCCGCCGTGGTCGAAACCGAGCCGGAACTCGACGCCTTCATGCGCCATTCGGGCGAAGGCATCCCGCTGCTGCTCGATGCCGGGCATTTGGCCTTTGCCGGCGGCGACGTGCTGCGCGCCATCGAAAACCACCACGCCCGCATCAACCACGTTCACGTCAAGGATATCCGCAAGCCGGTGGTGGATGGGCTGGATCGCAGCCGGCAGTCCTTCCTCGATGCGGTGGCGCTTGGCGCCTTCACGGTGCCGGGCGACGGCTCGCTCGATTTCGCCGCCATCGTCCAGCGGCTGGCCGATCACGGCTATGAAGGCTGGTTCGTTGTCGAGGCCGAACAGGATCCGCGCAAGGCCCCGCCGCAGAAAATGGCCGAGATCGGCCACGCCGAGTTGATGCGCGTCATGACGGCTGCTGGTTATACCGTCGAAACGGAAGGCTTCCCCAAGGGATAG